In a genomic window of Drosophila takahashii strain IR98-3 E-12201 chromosome 3L, DtakHiC1v2, whole genome shotgun sequence:
- the LOC138912883 gene encoding LOW QUALITY PROTEIN: uncharacterized protein (The sequence of the model RefSeq protein was modified relative to this genomic sequence to represent the inferred CDS: inserted 2 bases in 2 codons), which translates to MALINAYRRRIKRVNSQPLNEHKTRCXGRNEIVGPTNQSTSXHEIKPGNNETQSGSQAISMRAFVGRTKELATHKLKTQAPGEPSFNHHPRHPHPRHPLSSRPSPRRHSLYNHLTQR; encoded by the exons ATGGCGCTAATAAATGCTTATCGAAGACGCATAAAGCGAGTAAATTCGCAGCCATTAAACGAGCATAAAACTCGAT CGGGCCGAAACGAAATTGTGGGGCCGACAAATCAAAGTACAA CTCATGAAATAAAACCAGGCAACAATGAAACCCAAAGCGGCTCCCAAGCGATTTCGATGCGGGCATTCGTCGGTCGGACCAAGGAATTGGCCACCCACAAACTCAAAACCCAAGCCCCGGGAGAACCTTCCTTTAACCACCACCCTCGTCACCCACACCCCCGGCACCCCCTTTCCAGCCGCCCTTCTCCGCGCCGACACTCGCTATATAACCATCTTACCCAACGTTGA